Proteins encoded together in one Astyanax mexicanus isolate ESR-SI-001 chromosome 10, AstMex3_surface, whole genome shotgun sequence window:
- the LOC111196201 gene encoding uncharacterized protein LOC111196201 has product MACLMKTAPSCILIVLFYIMSSAQAVEDLKREFISAQSDKPVTLDCKLEHQTGDKNQFWYKLISGQEPQEVATKLETKVTGSLSPGFDKLGFKLHHNFSLTIEQPNKAHEGMYFCGQDGNTNKFSKGTFVAVKDHSQSEISVLQSPAFQTLSPGEAVNLQCTVQPNNQPADQQVFWFRSSAGRSFPEIIFTHHNSSSSSSNRQCEISSSKDGCVFNFTKNIFNTTDTGTYYCAVASCGRIIIGDGTPVDFRS; this is encoded by the exons ATGGCTTGTCTTATGAAGACCGCTCCATCATGTATTCTCATTGTCCTTTTCTACATAATGA gttCTGCTCAAGCTGTGGAAGATCTAAAAAGAGAGTTTATATCAGCTCAGTCTGATAAACCTGTTACTCTTGACTGTAAACTTGAACATCAGACTGGTGACAAGAATCAGTTTTGGTACAAACTAATATCGGGACAGGAACCGCAGGAAGTGGCAACAAAACTAGAAACAAAAGTCACAGGCAGTCTTTCACCTGGGTTTGATAAATTAGGATTCAAATTACACCACAATTTTTCTTTAACTATTGAACAACCTAATAAAGCTCATGAAGGAATGTACTTCTGTGGACAAGATGGAAACACCAATAAGTTTTCTAAAGGAACATTTGTAGCTGTAAAAG ATCATTCACAGTCAGAAATCTCAGTGCTGCAGAGTCCAGCGTTCCAGACCCTTTCTCCAGGAGAAGCAGTGAATCTTCAGTGCACGGTCCAGCCTAACAACCAACCAGCAGATCAGCAAGTGTTCTGGTTCAGATCTTCTGCAGGACGATCTTTTcctgaaatcatcttcactcatcacaacagcagcagcagcagcagcaatcgTCAGTGTGAGATCAGCTCTTCTAAAGACGGCTGTGTGTTCAACTTCACCAAGAACATCTTCAACACCACTGATACTGGAACTTACTACTGCGCTGTGGCGAGCTGTGGGAGGATCATTATTGGAGATGGAACTCCAGTAGACTTCA